Proteins from one Telopea speciosissima isolate NSW1024214 ecotype Mountain lineage chromosome 1, Tspe_v1, whole genome shotgun sequence genomic window:
- the LOC122660798 gene encoding aluminum-activated malate transporter 9-like → MNGKKGSSIKIDICPASSKVKLPETTEKKSAGVVGFYSKEWMKSVWEFCKEDPNRVTFSLKVGLAVLLVSLLILFQAPYHVFGTSIIWSILTVAIMFEYTVGATFNRGLNRALGSLLAGVFAVAVGQVALCSGHVAEPIIIGFSIFLIGAVTSLMKQWPSLVPYEYGFRVTLFTFCLIVISGYRMGNPLKTAMARLYSIGIGAFVAVLVNVFVCPAWAGEKLHKELVKQFDAVADSLDECVRKYLKDDGSDHPEFSKTVMDEFPDEPAYKGCKATLNSSAKIDSLANSAKWEPPHGRFRHFFYPWSEYVKVASVLRFCAYEVMALHGVLHSEIQAPYNLKITFQSEIQEASSQAAELVRSLGKDMMNMKRNLRTSLLKRVHNSTERLQRAIDMHSYLLTSGHDFFLDNNNSSSYSTKALSKQVSFALSPTTLSNLSAHLVIDQGSGDGGQEMPLNPPPQAVENGTPAVGAATESYHEAMKKQQRRLYSWPSREVDEFEEGSVGVDFLPRMKALESTASLSLATFTSLLIEFVARLDHLVEAVDELAKMAKFKDDDS, encoded by the exons ATGAATGGGAAAAAGGGTAGCAGCATCAAGATCGACATTTGTCCGGCATCGTCAAAAGTAAAACTACCGGAAACCACCGAGAAGAAATCAGCCGGAGTTGTTGGGTTCTACAGTAAAGAATGGATGAAGTCAGTGTGGGAATTCTGCAAAGAAGACCCCAATAGAGTAACATTCTCACTAAAGGTGGGCCTTGCTGTTCTCCTAGTGTCCTTGCTCATACTTTTCCAAGCACCTTATCATGTATTCGGTACCAGCATCATATGGTCCATCCTCACTGTCGCCATCATGTTCGAATATACTGTTG GGGCGACGTTTAACCGAGGATTGAACCGGGCGCTAGGAAGCTTACTTGCCGGAGTCTTTGCAGTTGCCGTCGGCCAGGTGGCTCTGTGCTCCGGCCATGTTGCAGAACCTATAATAATTGGTTTCAGCATCTTCTTGATAG GAGCTGTAACATCTTTAATGAAGCAGTGGCCTTCCTTGGTGCCATACGAGTATGGATTCAGAGTTACACTCTTCACCTTCTGTTTGATAGTAATTTCTGGGTATCGTATGGGAAACCCGTTAAAGACTGCAATGGCACGGTTGTACTCAATTGGAATCGGAGCATTTGTAGCAGTTCTAGTGAATGTCTTTGTGTGTCCTGCATGGGCTGGAGAGAAACTCCACAAAGAGTTAGTTAAACAATTTGATGCTGTGGCTGATTCTCTTGATG AATGTGTGAGGAAATATTTGAAAGATGATGGATCTGATCACCCGGAGTTCTCTAAGACTGTGATGGATGAGTTTCCTGATGAGCCTGCTTATAAGGGATGTAAAGCTACTTTGAACTCATCAGCAAAGATCGATTCTTTG GCAAATTCAGCGAAATGGGAGCCACCACACGGCAGATTCCGACACTTCTTCTACCCTTGGTCGGAATATGTAAAAGTAGCCTCCGTTCTCCGATTTTGCGCCTACGAAGTGATGGCCCTTCATGGAGTCCTTCACTCTGAGATACAG GCACCCTATAACCTCAAGATTACATTTCAGTCAGAGATTCAAGAAGCAAGTAGCCAAGCAGCAGAACTAGTGAGGAGTCTTGGAAAGGATATGATGAACATGAAGAGAAACCTAAGGACTTCTCTACTAAAGAGAGTCCATAACTCTACAGAGCGCCTCCAAAGGGCCATAGACATGCACTCTTACCTCCTCACATCGGGACATGACTTTTTCCTTGACAACAACAACTCCTCCTCCTATAGTACCAAGGCACTCTCTAAACAAGTCTCTTTTGCTTTGTCACCTACTACCCTTTCCAACCTCTCCGCCCACTTGGTGATTGACCAAGGCAGTGGCGATGGTGGCCAGGAGATGCCATTGAATCCGCCACCGCAGGCGGTAGAGAATGGGACTCCGGCAGTGGGGGCGGCAACTGAGTCTTACCATGAGGCAATGAAGAAGCAACAGAGGAGGTTATATTCATGGCCATCAAGAGAGGTGGATGAGTTTGAAGAAGGTAGTGTTGGAGTGGATTTTCTGCCTAGGATGAAAGCACTGGAGAGCACTGCTTCCTTGTCCCTCGCCACCTTCACTTCATTGCTTATCGAGTTTGTGGCTCGACTTGATCACTTGGTTGAAGCTGTTGATGAGCTTGCCAAGATGGCAAAGTTCAAGGATGACGattcatga